One Sphingobacteriales bacterium genomic window carries:
- a CDS encoding type IX secretion system membrane protein PorP/SprF has translation MTIRQLWKATIAIIAVGFQLNIYAQQDALFTQYMFNGSSYNPAYAGSRECLSGTAFYRDQWVGIEGAPKTVSISAHSPLGTKRKTALGVTIENDRIGVINQNRLFADYAYRIPLANGMLSLGIKGGATWYNANYADVSTIDPDINVYGENISRVLPNFGTGVYYYGQRFFAGLAVPRLLNNSIDDNGDTHLSKSSREERHYYLSGGYVQPISSVLLFKPTFLIKYAENAPMESDINLNFLIKSRFWLGASLRNNVSDKFAAVSYNINMMLQATPQIRVGYAYDISGNELRRYSSGSHELMLGYDLVKMEDKIVTPRYF, from the coding sequence ATGACAATCCGGCAATTATGGAAAGCAACAATTGCAATTATCGCCGTTGGCTTTCAGTTGAATATATATGCACAGCAAGACGCGCTCTTTACACAATATATGTTTAATGGTTCGTCTTATAATCCGGCGTATGCCGGCAGCCGCGAATGTTTGAGCGGAACTGCTTTTTATCGCGACCAATGGGTGGGCATTGAAGGCGCACCCAAAACAGTGAGCATCAGCGCACATTCGCCTTTGGGAACGAAAAGAAAAACTGCTTTAGGGGTCACTATTGAAAATGACCGCATTGGCGTAATCAATCAAAACCGTTTGTTTGCCGACTATGCTTATCGTATTCCTTTGGCAAATGGTATGCTTTCTTTGGGTATCAAAGGAGGTGCTACTTGGTACAATGCCAACTACGCCGATGTAAGCACCATTGACCCCGACATCAATGTATATGGCGAAAATATCAGCCGTGTTTTGCCCAATTTCGGAACAGGGGTGTATTATTACGGTCAGCGTTTCTTTGCCGGACTTGCCGTGCCGCGCTTGCTCAATAATAGTATTGACGACAACGGCGACACCCACCTCAGCAAAAGCAGCCGCGAAGAACGACATTACTATCTGAGTGGCGGTTATGTGCAGCCAATTAGTTCGGTTTTGCTCTTTAAGCCTACCTTCTTGATAAAATACGCCGAAAATGCACCGATGGAAAGCGATATAAATCTGAATTTTCTGATTAAAAGCAGATTTTGGTTAGGTGCTTCGCTGCGCAACAACGTTTCGGACAAATTTGCTGCCGTTTCCTATAATATTAATATGATGTTGCAAGCTACACCTCAAATTCGCGTAGGATATGCTTACGATATTTCAGGCAACGAATTGCGCCGCTACAGCAGTGGCTCGCACGAATTGATGCTGGGATATGATTTGGTGAAAATGGAAGATAAAATTGTAACCCCGCGTTATTTTTAA
- a CDS encoding DUF11 domain-containing protein codes for MKQLITLITIVLLSTMGFYGELHAQASCAIGIVSVKPTNCTFTDPGNTYDLIVEVNYINGPGGTINVEVLGNVYPFTSNDSGFESFTIMGIQLTGATDVDVMASFANDAVCTITKTAAYDECSPSKVEFICPGDTVDLVAQAGLSSYQWYKDGVAVPSPEGTSSTLTTSDIGEYTYTAKDASGCDINLFCPAILKASDSCTFDLALCKVLAAPAPTAVAVGDLVTFDITISNQGDLDAANVSITDYIPAGFSLADADWTSVSASQASFDVPGTIAAGTAMTVQVTLQFDDANAIGSSSVNFAEISAATDANGNPVTDVDSTPDSTNGNDAGVTPSRLPMTASMVMVPVRPVTLLPLPTKMTTTQPSFLSSLPLTWHSLNLSLLRLLLPWPSVIWSLSTSPSLTKVI; via the coding sequence ATGAAACAATTAATTACCTTGATCACTATCGTACTGCTAAGTACGATGGGGTTTTATGGTGAACTACATGCCCAAGCTTCCTGCGCGATAGGCATTGTATCCGTAAAACCCACAAACTGTACTTTTACAGATCCGGGCAATACTTATGACCTGATTGTAGAAGTAAATTACATCAATGGGCCCGGTGGTACTATTAATGTAGAAGTATTAGGTAATGTGTATCCTTTTACATCTAATGACAGTGGCTTTGAAAGTTTTACCATTATGGGTATTCAACTTACAGGAGCAACCGATGTAGATGTAATGGCTTCATTTGCCAATGATGCTGTCTGCACAATTACCAAAACCGCCGCCTATGACGAGTGTTCTCCCAGCAAAGTGGAATTTATTTGCCCGGGAGATACTGTTGATTTAGTTGCTCAAGCAGGATTAAGCAGCTATCAATGGTATAAAGATGGAGTTGCTGTACCGTCTCCGGAAGGTACTTCGTCCACTCTAACAACCAGTGATATAGGTGAATACACCTACACAGCAAAAGATGCCAGCGGCTGTGACATTAATTTATTTTGTCCGGCTATTTTGAAAGCATCTGATTCCTGTACTTTTGACTTGGCACTCTGTAAAGTCCTCGCTGCTCCGGCTCCTACTGCTGTGGCGGTAGGCGATTTGGTGACTTTCGACATCACCATCTCTAACCAAGGAGATTTAGATGCTGCCAATGTCTCTATCACCGATTATATCCCTGCCGGTTTCTCCCTCGCAGATGCCGACTGGACCAGCGTTTCTGCTTCGCAGGCTTCTTTTGATGTTCCAGGTACTATCGCAGCAGGTACTGCTATGACAGTACAGGTTACTTTGCAATTTGACGATGCAAATGCCATTGGCTCTTCTTCTGTCAACTTTGCTGAAATCTCTGCCGCTACCGATGCTAACGGAAACCCTGTTACTGATGTGGACTCCACGCCTGACAGCACCAATGGTAACGATGCAGGGGTAACCCCGAGTCGCCTTCCGATGACAGCATCAATGGTGATGGTTCCGGTACGTCCGGTGACTCTGTTGCCGCTACCGACGAAGATGACCACGACCCAGCCCTCATTCCTGTCGTCACTACCTTTGACTTGGCACTCTCTAAATCTCTCGCTGCTCCGGCTCCTACTGCCGTGGCCGTCGGTGATTTGGTCACTTTCGACATCACCATCTCTAACCAAGGTGATTTAG
- a CDS encoding choice-of-anchor L domain-containing protein, whose amino-acid sequence MNCNNYFFKMLCIGLLLIGGKLHAQLELQSGVSGEELAQTLVGAGVLISNIELNCPDGASGTFNGTYTNLNIDQGIVLSSGAINVLASPNNQGGATGQIPPSPGDPDLDIISGGNTNDACVLEFDVIPYGDTLRFNYVFGSEEYLEFVGSYNDAFALLLSGDNPTGGNYNNVNIALVPNTNTPVTINNVNTDVNSEYYVDNGDGTNPGPNSTVQLDGFTVPLKAKAAVIPCQTYHLKLAVADALDNVLDSSVFIEAESLGVPVVSVSATTTFTTLNGYDNTVEGCIDGIITFSREGDISYPLTVPYELSGTATNGIDYAELSGQITIPAGESSIELYVETLEDNTSEGNEILSISVSNEIACADSTIVQTAELTIEDQLPLTVSGNVTINLGETATLAATGGSGSYSWTPSNSLLGANTANPTAFPTETTTYTVTSNLGTCNYSQQVTVTVISEQPCITQVGMLAASGSPACSWETVQAAVSGQILDDNDMIVYYLHNNPNGDLNANDLMIYSNNTSGSFSLGAAPANSELYITAVAGNNNGQGGVDLSDECLSVSNTVAVYFIQYNAGWLNIEGGSCSNTVTATAQGTQVPQGAVLMYILHNSYNGNINMEGFTIYASNNNGAFDNTQIPINTTAYITAVVGAADANGNVVLTDECLAFSNTVAVLFSEYAAGTLSVAPNPACSNAAIIAQTTGSIVPEGAALVYVLHNSPTGDTDIDGFTIYTSSSNGQFNSWNLPPNTTGYVTAFVGDSDGNGGINFNSACLSASNTTAISWIAPAIGTLNLSTYYVCQGDTITTQLSSSNIPDGYELTYVMHNSYNADLSAEDFTIYASNTTGMFSQQNAPANQNVYITAFVSPVGQSLGSSECVAVSNTAGAVFLTPIQIEITAWECEEISGHATATFVISGGIANYDNNALFSVEGDYNSEGFTVAAGIPFNVNYVDGDTYFISVSDESACSSQISGEVICQKCITEAGSFQMSPQMICDGGVTVALNSGAQLLQSDKKIFVIHTQNNNSLGTVLATNSTGSFSFENLNPALRAYNQPYYLSAIAGPADANGNIMMNHPCTDIALGPEIVFLLPLSAEVEEVCNSEEGTYDVILVVNGGLPSYQGSGNYEAFGSVSGSFAQIITLFGQRFQAVIIF is encoded by the coding sequence ATGAACTGTAACAATTACTTTTTTAAAATGCTGTGTATCGGTTTGCTGTTGATAGGCGGCAAATTGCACGCACAGTTGGAATTGCAAAGTGGGGTATCCGGCGAAGAGTTGGCGCAGACTTTAGTGGGCGCGGGTGTATTGATTTCAAATATAGAACTCAATTGCCCTGATGGTGCTTCGGGCACTTTTAACGGTACTTATACCAACCTGAATATTGATCAGGGGATTGTATTGTCCAGTGGTGCAATTAATGTGTTGGCAAGCCCCAATAATCAAGGCGGTGCTACTGGTCAAATTCCTCCCTCGCCCGGCGATCCCGATTTGGATATTATTTCGGGCGGCAACACCAATGATGCTTGCGTACTTGAATTTGACGTAATTCCTTATGGAGATACACTGCGTTTTAATTATGTATTCGGCTCGGAGGAGTATTTGGAATTTGTAGGCTCTTACAATGATGCCTTTGCTTTGCTGTTGAGCGGAGATAACCCCACGGGAGGAAATTATAATAATGTCAATATCGCCCTTGTTCCGAATACCAATACTCCTGTTACCATTAACAATGTAAATACAGACGTAAACAGCGAATATTATGTTGATAACGGTGATGGGACGAATCCGGGACCTAACAGCACCGTTCAGTTAGATGGTTTTACAGTTCCGCTCAAAGCAAAAGCAGCCGTTATTCCCTGCCAAACCTATCATTTAAAATTGGCAGTTGCCGATGCTTTGGATAATGTATTGGACTCTTCGGTATTTATAGAAGCCGAAAGTTTGGGCGTACCGGTGGTGAGTGTATCTGCTACCACTACTTTTACCACCCTCAACGGCTACGACAATACGGTGGAAGGTTGTATTGATGGAATTATCACTTTTTCCCGCGAAGGAGATATTAGTTATCCGTTAACAGTTCCTTATGAACTTTCAGGAACGGCAACCAATGGTATAGATTATGCGGAGTTGAGTGGTCAGATTACCATTCCTGCCGGCGAAAGCAGCATTGAACTATATGTTGAAACACTCGAAGATAATACCAGTGAAGGCAATGAAATATTGAGCATTAGCGTAAGCAATGAAATTGCCTGCGCTGATTCTACCATTGTTCAAACTGCCGAATTGACCATAGAAGACCAGCTTCCTCTAACGGTTTCAGGAAATGTGACGATTAACTTGGGCGAAACCGCTACTCTGGCGGCGACGGGTGGCAGCGGCTCTTATAGTTGGACTCCCTCCAACTCCTTACTCGGAGCAAATACCGCCAACCCAACGGCTTTTCCTACCGAAACAACGACCTACACTGTTACGAGCAATTTGGGTACTTGTAACTACAGCCAACAAGTAACCGTAACAGTTATCAGCGAACAACCCTGTATTACACAAGTAGGTATGCTTGCCGCTTCGGGCAGCCCTGCCTGCTCTTGGGAAACCGTACAAGCTGCTGTAAGCGGACAAATATTAGATGATAATGATATGATTGTTTATTATTTGCATAACAATCCCAACGGCGACCTCAATGCAAATGATTTGATGATATATAGTAACAATACTTCGGGTTCATTTTCGTTGGGTGCTGCCCCTGCCAACAGCGAGCTTTATATTACAGCAGTAGCAGGCAATAACAACGGACAAGGCGGTGTGGACTTAAGCGATGAATGTCTGTCGGTAAGCAATACTGTAGCGGTTTATTTTATACAATACAATGCAGGGTGGCTCAATATTGAAGGCGGAAGTTGCAGCAATACAGTAACCGCTACTGCTCAGGGAACACAAGTGCCGCAAGGAGCAGTTTTGATGTATATTCTTCATAACAGCTACAACGGAAATATCAATATGGAAGGTTTTACAATATATGCAAGCAATAATAACGGAGCATTTGACAATACGCAAATTCCCATTAATACAACTGCTTATATTACTGCTGTGGTGGGTGCTGCTGATGCAAACGGAAATGTAGTACTGACCGATGAATGTTTGGCATTTAGTAATACCGTTGCCGTTTTATTCTCTGAATATGCAGCCGGAACATTGAGTGTTGCTCCGAATCCGGCTTGTAGCAATGCTGCCATTATCGCCCAAACCACAGGTAGTATCGTTCCCGAAGGTGCGGCTTTGGTGTATGTATTGCACAATAGCCCCACAGGTGACACTGATATAGATGGTTTTACTATTTATACTTCCAGCAGCAACGGGCAATTCAACAGTTGGAATTTGCCGCCTAATACTACAGGTTATGTAACAGCTTTTGTAGGCGATAGTGATGGCAATGGCGGCATCAATTTCAACTCGGCTTGTTTATCTGCCAGCAACACAACAGCTATTTCTTGGATAGCTCCCGCAATTGGTACTTTAAATCTTTCTACCTATTATGTATGTCAAGGCGATACCATAACCACACAATTAAGCAGCAGCAATATTCCTGACGGCTACGAACTGACGTATGTAATGCACAACAGCTACAATGCTGACCTTTCAGCAGAAGATTTTACTATTTATGCCAGCAATACAACAGGTATGTTTTCACAACAAAATGCACCTGCCAATCAAAATGTATATATAACCGCTTTTGTAAGTCCTGTCGGTCAGTCGCTCGGCTCATCGGAGTGTGTTGCGGTGAGCAATACCGCCGGAGCAGTATTTTTAACTCCTATACAAATCGAAATTACAGCGTGGGAATGTGAGGAAATCAGCGGACACGCTACGGCTACTTTTGTTATCAGTGGCGGTATAGCAAATTATGACAACAATGCCCTATTCAGTGTAGAAGGCGATTATAATAGTGAAGGATTTACGGTAGCAGCGGGTATTCCTTTCAATGTCAATTATGTAGATGGAGATACTTATTTTATTAGTGTAAGCGATGAGTCTGCTTGCAGCAGCCAAATTTCCGGTGAAGTTATCTGTCAAAAATGTATCACTGAAGCAGGTAGTTTCCAAATGAGTCCGCAGATGATATGCGATGGCGGTGTTACCGTTGCTTTAAACAGCGGCGCACAATTACTCCAAAGTGATAAAAAAATATTTGTAATTCATACCCAAAACAACAATTCGCTCGGAACTGTTTTAGCTACGAACAGCACTGGCTCTTTCTCTTTTGAAAACCTCAATCCCGCTTTGCGTGCCTACAATCAGCCTTATTATTTGTCGGCAATTGCAGGACCCGCCGATGCCAACGGTAATATAATGATGAACCACCCCTGCACAGATATTGCTTTGGGACCTGAAATCGTATTCTTGTTGCCGTTGAGTGCAGAAGTAGAAGAAGTATGCAACAGCGAAGAAGGCACATACGATGTTATTCTTGTTGTAAATGGCGGCTTGCCCTCCTATCAAGGCAGTGGTAATTATGAAGCCTTCGGCTCGGTATCTGGAAGTTTTGCTCAAATCATCACGCTCTTCGGACAGCGGTTTCAAGCGGTTATAATATTTTAA
- a CDS encoding T9SS type A sorting domain-containing protein: MPPTALELLRFEGNIEEKGNLLIWTTAQEINHKHFELQRSQDGIHFETIAIIQGKGNSSSLQEYEYLDKSTENGINYYRLLSISTENEQAYSQIIALQRNNLVEIVLSPIPASDYINISLTTPIYEPCEINLYDLTGRIVLNTRYSATQTHQRLELSNLPQGIYTLCLQNSTFFVKRILVIE, encoded by the coding sequence TTGCCGCCTACCGCTCTGGAATTGCTTCGTTTTGAAGGCAACATAGAAGAAAAAGGAAATCTTTTGATTTGGACAACTGCTCAAGAGATCAATCACAAACATTTTGAGTTGCAACGTTCTCAAGATGGAATCCACTTTGAAACTATTGCTATCATTCAAGGAAAAGGAAACAGCAGTAGTTTACAAGAGTATGAATATTTGGATAAAAGTACAGAAAATGGAATAAATTATTATCGTTTATTAAGTATTTCTACCGAAAACGAACAAGCATATTCTCAAATTATTGCTTTGCAACGCAACAATTTAGTAGAAATTGTCCTTAGTCCTATTCCTGCCTCTGATTATATCAATATCAGCCTTACAACACCTATCTACGAACCTTGTGAAATAAATTTATATGATTTAACCGGACGAATTGTACTGAATACTCGATATTCTGCCACACAAACCCATCAACGTTTGGAATTATCAAATTTACCGCAAGGAATTTATACATTATGTTTACAAAACAGTACATTTTTTGTCAAACGTATTTTAGTTATAGAGTAA
- a CDS encoding DUF11 domain-containing protein: MAVGDLVTFDITISNQGDLDAANVTISDYIPAGFSLADADWTSVSASQASLAVPGIIAAGATMTVQITLQYDAIVSSAVNFAEISAATDANGNPVTDVDSTPDSTNGNDAGGNPESPSDDSINGDGSGTSGDSVAATDEDDHDPALIPLVTPGFDLALSKVLAAPAPTAVAVGDLVTFDITISNQGDLDAANVTISDYIPAGFSLADADWTSVSCFAGFFSCSRYYRSRCYYDRTNHFAI; this comes from the coding sequence GTGGCCGTCGGTGATTTGGTCACTTTCGACATCACCATCTCTAACCAAGGTGATTTAGATGCTGCCAATGTTACTATCTCTGATTATATCCCTGCCGGCTTCTCGCTGGCTGATGCTGACTGGACTAGCGTTTCTGCTTCGCAGGCTTCTTTAGCTGTTCCAGGCATTATCGCAGCAGGTGCTACTATGACCGTACAAATCACTTTACAATATGATGCGATCGTGAGTAGTGCTGTCAACTTCGCTGAAATCTCTGCCGCTACCGATGCTAACGGAAACCCTGTTACTGATGTGGACTCCACACCTGACAGCACCAATGGTAACGATGCAGGGGGTAACCCCGAGTCGCCTTCCGATGACAGCATCAATGGTGATGGTTCCGGCACGTCCGGTGACTCTGTTGCCGCTACCGACGAAGATGACCACGACCCAGCCCTCATTCCGCTCGTAACTCCAGGTTTTGACTTGGCACTCTCTAAAGTCCTCGCTGCTCCGGCTCCTACTGCCGTGGCCGTCGGTGATTTGGTCACTTTCGACATCACCATCTCTAACCAAGGTGATTTAGATGCTGCCAATGTTACTATCTCTGATTATATCCCTGCCGGCTTCTCGCTGGCTGATGCTGACTGGACTAGCGTTTCTTGCTTCGCAGGCTTCTTTAGCTGTTCCAGGTACTATCGCAGCAGGTGCTACTATGACCGTACAAATCACTTTGCAATATGA
- a CDS encoding RecQ family ATP-dependent DNA helicase codes for MTLNNILRHYWGYDVFRPLQESIIHSVFTHQRDTLALLPTGGGKSLCFQVPALAMEGLCLVVSPLIALMKDQVYNLQRRGIGAAALYSGMHPQEIDDTLERCIYGNVKLLYVSPERLESEMFLARLPRMKFSFLAVDEAHCISQWGYDFRPAYLKIHELRNKLPQLNILALTASATPQVREDIITYLKLQEPNVFTGGFARSNLSYSAFEEDNKMQKMLQILQNVNGSSVVYVRSRKKTEIIAAQLHEKGVAADFYHAGLSSTQRSQKQDLWLQNTCRVMVSTNAFGMGIDKPDVRTVVHLDLPESLEEYYQEAGRAGRDGKKAYAVLLYDKTDLLRLRESLQKGEPDIEELRRLYQALGNYCRVPLGSGALQNFDFQIFEFCKTYNLKTVNTAAALKLLEQEGYILLSDAVWLPPRFKITCSREALYDFQLRHPRYDVFLKFLMRNYAGVFEDFAAVNEGFIAHHLSYKKEEVKPIFEKLQQYEIGVYIPQKDAPQLTFLTPRLPANDIVISQEKREKRKNIRYKNIIAAINYATTYHLCRSRQLSAYFGEADVPDCGICDVCLQRRNTIKNDEEQQIIAEIKQLLQQGEYSMEAILQYNACKQKDRVITVLRNLYDAQKVVVNEREKWTWRKK; via the coding sequence ATGACGCTAAATAACATTTTGCGACATTATTGGGGATACGATGTATTTCGCCCCTTGCAAGAGTCTATTATTCATTCTGTATTTACACACCAGAGAGATACTTTAGCCTTGCTGCCTACGGGTGGCGGAAAATCCTTATGTTTTCAAGTGCCTGCTTTGGCGATGGAAGGGCTGTGCTTAGTTGTTTCGCCCTTGATTGCGCTGATGAAAGACCAAGTATATAATCTTCAACGGCGCGGCATTGGTGCGGCAGCTTTGTATAGCGGTATGCACCCGCAAGAAATTGATGATACCTTAGAACGTTGTATCTATGGAAATGTGAAACTGCTCTATGTGTCTCCCGAACGTTTGGAGAGCGAAATGTTTTTGGCACGTTTGCCGCGTATGAAATTCAGTTTTTTGGCAGTTGATGAAGCACACTGTATTTCGCAATGGGGTTATGATTTTCGTCCTGCGTATTTAAAAATACACGAACTGCGCAATAAATTGCCGCAATTAAATATTTTGGCACTTACGGCATCAGCAACTCCCCAAGTGCGCGAAGATATTATCACCTACCTAAAACTACAAGAACCCAATGTATTTACAGGTGGGTTTGCTCGTTCTAATTTGTCGTATTCTGCGTTTGAAGAAGATAATAAAATGCAAAAAATGCTTCAAATATTACAAAATGTTAATGGTTCTTCCGTTGTGTACGTTCGTAGCCGCAAAAAAACAGAAATTATCGCTGCCCAACTGCATGAAAAAGGAGTGGCTGCCGATTTTTATCACGCAGGACTGAGCAGTACGCAACGTTCACAAAAACAAGACCTGTGGCTGCAAAATACTTGCCGTGTGATGGTGAGTACCAATGCCTTCGGTATGGGCATTGATAAACCCGATGTGCGTACCGTAGTGCATTTGGACTTGCCCGAAAGTTTGGAAGAGTATTATCAGGAAGCCGGACGCGCCGGACGTGACGGCAAAAAAGCATACGCCGTGCTGTTATACGATAAAACAGACCTGCTGCGACTTCGGGAATCTTTACAAAAAGGAGAACCGGATATAGAAGAATTACGGCGGCTATACCAGGCTTTGGGCAATTATTGCCGCGTACCGCTGGGAAGTGGTGCTTTGCAAAATTTTGATTTTCAGATATTTGAGTTTTGTAAAACTTATAATTTAAAAACCGTCAATACCGCCGCCGCACTGAAACTTTTGGAACAGGAAGGTTATATTTTGTTGAGCGATGCTGTATGGCTACCGCCGCGTTTTAAAATCACCTGCTCGCGCGAGGCTCTTTATGATTTCCAGCTTCGCCACCCGCGTTACGATGTGTTTTTGAAATTTTTGATGCGCAATTATGCAGGTGTTTTTGAGGATTTTGCTGCTGTAAATGAGGGTTTTATTGCACATCATTTATCATATAAAAAAGAGGAAGTAAAGCCTATTTTTGAAAAATTACAACAATATGAAATAGGTGTATATATACCTCAAAAAGATGCGCCTCAACTTACTTTTTTAACGCCGCGTTTGCCGGCAAATGATATTGTTATTTCGCAGGAAAAAAGAGAAAAAAGAAAAAATATACGTTATAAAAATATAATAGCTGCAATAAACTATGCAACAACTTATCATTTATGTCGTAGCCGCCAGTTGAGTGCTTATTTCGGCGAGGCTGATGTGCCGGATTGCGGTATTTGCGATGTGTGTTTGCAACGGCGGAATACTATTAAAAATGACGAAGAGCAGCAAATTATAGCTGAAATAAAACAACTTTTGCAACAGGGAGAATATAGCATGGAGGCTATTTTGCAATATAACGCTTGTAAACAAAAAGACCGTGTAATAACAGTATTGCGTAATTTGTATGATGCCCAAAAAGTTGTTGTCAACGAGCGAGAAAAATGGACTTGGCGTAAAAAATAA
- the pyk gene encoding pyruvate kinase gives MIHDSTRTKIVATIGPASSSYEVLRDLVVAGVDVFRLNFSHGSHEDKKTIIDLITSINQELSASVAILADLQGPKIRTGEMELNTELKTGSRVIFTTEKMVGNSERLYISYESFSADIKVGDRILIDDGKVELRATRILSATEVEAEVMFGGVVSSKKGINLPDTNISMPSLTIKDIQDLDFILQQPIHWIALSFVRRAGDVEKLRKRIQAQGHQAKIIAKIEKPEAYLNIDSIITAADAIMVARGDLGVEMPVEQVPSIQKDIVRRCNAQAVPVIIATQMMESMTYNSSPTRAEVTDVANAIYDGADAVMLSGETATGIHPVKVIETMHRIMEEAEKEESIYDKDSHFDPTLNKYLSDTICASACDIANRVNASAIIGMTKSGYSAFKLSSHRPKAPIFMFTENADILNELNLLWGVRAFYYNSFNTTDTTIAEVEAILLKKGLVKEDDVVIFTGSMPLKERGSTNTIKVDVIGSYYYS, from the coding sequence ATGATACACGACAGTACACGCACCAAAATAGTTGCTACAATAGGTCCGGCGAGTTCCAGTTATGAAGTATTGCGCGACTTGGTTGTAGCCGGTGTAGATGTGTTTCGTCTGAATTTTTCACACGGCTCACACGAAGACAAAAAAACAATTATTGACCTCATCACTTCCATTAATCAGGAGCTGAGTGCGAGCGTTGCCATTTTAGCCGACCTGCAAGGACCTAAAATCCGTACTGGCGAAATGGAGCTGAATACCGAACTCAAAACCGGCTCTCGCGTGATATTTACTACAGAAAAAATGGTGGGCAACAGTGAGCGTTTGTATATCTCTTACGAAAGTTTTTCGGCAGATATAAAAGTTGGCGACCGTATTTTGATTGACGATGGCAAAGTGGAATTGCGTGCAACACGTATTTTGAGTGCTACGGAAGTAGAAGCGGAAGTGATGTTCGGTGGGGTGGTGAGTTCCAAAAAAGGAATCAACCTGCCCGACACCAATATTTCTATGCCTTCGCTCACCATCAAAGATATTCAGGATCTGGACTTTATTCTCCAACAGCCCATTCATTGGATAGCTTTGTCGTTTGTTCGGCGGGCGGGCGATGTAGAAAAATTGCGCAAACGTATTCAGGCGCAGGGGCATCAGGCAAAAATAATAGCCAAGATAGAAAAGCCCGAAGCCTATCTCAATATCGACAGCATCATCACTGCTGCCGATGCCATTATGGTGGCGCGCGGCGATTTGGGTGTAGAAATGCCTGTGGAGCAAGTGCCCTCTATACAAAAAGATATAGTGCGCCGTTGTAATGCACAGGCTGTGCCGGTGATTATTGCTACACAGATGATGGAAAGTATGACCTACAATTCCAGCCCCACCCGTGCCGAAGTAACCGATGTAGCCAATGCCATCTATGATGGAGCTGATGCTGTGATGCTTTCCGGCGAAACCGCTACCGGTATTCACCCCGTGAAAGTAATAGAAACGATGCACCGCATTATGGAAGAGGCTGAAAAAGAAGAAAGCATTTATGACAAAGACAGCCATTTTGACCCTACACTCAACAAATATCTTTCCGACACCATCTGTGCCAGTGCCTGCGATATTGCCAACCGCGTGAATGCCAGTGCTATTATTGGAATGACAAAATCAGGGTACTCGGCGTTCAAACTTTCGAGTCATCGCCCCAAAGCACCTATTTTTATGTTTACCGAAAACGCCGACATTCTCAACGAGCTTAATTTGCTGTGGGGAGTACGTGCGTTTTATTATAATTCATTCAATACAACCGACACTACCATCGCCGAAGTAGAAGCGATATTATTGAAAAAAGGTTTGGTAAAAGAAGATGATGTGGTGATATTCACCGGCAGTATGCCCCTCAAAGAACGCGGCAGCACCAATACCATCAAAGTAGATGTAATTGGCAGCTATTATTATTCATAG